In Mus caroli chromosome 19, CAROLI_EIJ_v1.1, whole genome shotgun sequence, a genomic segment contains:
- the LOC110285736 gene encoding interferon-induced protein with tetratricopeptide repeats 3 yields MSEVNQESLETILPQLKCHFTWNLFREGSMSSHLEDRVCNQVENLNSEEKATMYDLLAYIKHLDGESKAALECLGQAEVLRKSEHNDQAEIRLLVTWGNYAWIYYHMGCLSEAQAYVDKVRQVCQKFANPYSMECPELDCEEGWTRLKCGRNERAKMCFEKXLEEKPKDXECSSGMAIAMFRLGEKPEKQFSVDALKQAIELNPQNQYVKVLLALKLLRMGEEAEGERMIKDALEKAPNQTDVLQKAAQFYKKKGNLDRAIELLGKALRSTVNNSPLYSLVMCRYREILEQLQNIGDVVSSERRQRMAELRQLTMEYMQKTLQRRRSPLNSYSDLLDFPEVERCYQMVISKESPNVEEENLYERYCNLQEYHRKSEDLAALECLLQFPRHERSIEKEEVNQQT; encoded by the exons ATGAG TGAGGTCAACCAGGAATCTCTGGAAACAATCCTTCCACAGCTGAAGTGCCATTTCACCTGGAATTTATTCAGGGAAGGAAGTATGTCGAGTCATCTGGAAGACAGGGTGTGCAACCAGGTTGAAAATTTAAACTCTGAGGAGAAGGCAACAATGTATGACTTATTGGCCTACATAAAGCACCTAGATGGCGAAAGCAAGGCAGCCCTGGAGTGCTTAGGGCAAGCTGAAGTTTTACGGAAGTCAGAGCACAATGATCAAGCAGAAATTCGACTTCTGGTCACCTGGGGAAACTACGCTTGGATCTACTATCACATGGGCTGTCTCTCAGAAGCTCAGGCTTATGTTGACAAGGTGAGACAAGTTTGCCAAAAGTTTGCGAATCCTTACAGCATGGAATGCCCAGAACTTGACTGTGAGGAAGGATGGACACGCCTAAAGTGTGGAAGAAATGAACGAGCGAAAATGTGCTTTGAAAAGNCTCTAGAAGAGAAGCCCAAGGACNCAGAGTGCTCCTCTGGGATGGCCATCGCCATGTTCCGCCTAGGAGAAAAACCTGAGAAGCAGTTCTCCGTGGATGCTCTGAAGCAGGCCATAGAGCTGAATCCTCAGAACCAGTACGTGAAAGTTCTCCTGGCCCTGAAACTGCTGAGGATgggagaagaagctgaaggggagcgAATGATTAAAGATGCTTTGGAAAAAGCTCCTAATCAAACGGATGTCCTCCAAAAGGCAGCTCAGTTTTACAAGAAAAAGGGTAACCTAGACAGAGCTATTGAATTACTTGGAAAAGCACTGAGATCCACAGTGAACAACAGTCCCCTCTACTCTTTGGTCATGTGCCGTTACAGGGAAATACTGGAGCAGCTACAGAATATAGGAGATGTTGTCAGcagtgagagaagacagaggatggCAGAACTGAGACAATTAACGATGGAGTACATGCAGAAGACTCTTCAGAGGAGGCGAAGTCCTTTGAACTCCTACTCAGATCTCCTCGATTTCCCGGAAGTAGAGAGATGCTATCAGATGGTCATCAGCAAGGAGAGCCCCAATGTTGAGGAAGAAAACCTCTATGAGCGCTATTGCAACCTCCAGGAGTACCACAGGAAGTCTGAAGACCTCGCAGCCCTGGAGTGTTTGTTGCAGTTTCCCAGACATGAAAGGTCAATTGAGAAGGAAGAGGTTAATCAGCAAACATAG
- the LOC110286033 gene encoding interferon-induced protein with tetratricopeptide repeats 1-like yields MEQLLTPSNMSANSHSSPIYDSLVELRCHFTWRLVIEKDDMPDLEVRISETEFFDASYSIGMYNLLAYVRHLKEQQEEALQSLHEAEALTQSEQLSRRSLVTWGNCAWLHYHRGSLSEAQIYLDKVEKVCKEFSSPFRYRLECAEMDCEEGWALLKCGTQNYTRAMACFEKALKVEPENPEYNAGYAVVAYRLDHIDGTSLQHLRKAVSVKPEDPYLKVLLALKLQDLHQLEEAEKHIKETLPRISSQPYVFGYVAKFYRRKGLVKEALEYFERALQKQPCSTFLHFQIGLCHKKRLIQIKQASNMQPRGEDRKRADESIHLAIRHFKKTLELKPTYELAYLNLAEMYLEIGQLKEAEDNFQKVLSMSNLQDHIQQEIHFRYGNFQQYYKKSEEAAITHYLKGLKIEVTSYYRDKLLKALENLAERRKEDHVLESLSLLGLIYRLRGDTSEAMSCYEKALRLTGAVTPEF; encoded by the exons ATGGAGCAACTTCTGACTCCCAGCAACATGAG tgcaaATTCTCATAGTAGTCCCATCTATGACAGCCTGGTTGAGCTGAGATGCCATTTCACATGGAGGTTGGTTATAGAAAAGGATGACATGCCTGATTTGGAAGTAAGAATCTCAGAAACTGAGTTCTTTGATGCCAGCTACAGCATCGGGATGTACAACCTCCTGGCCTATGTGAGGCACCTGAAAGAACAGCAGGAGGAAGCCCTGCAGAGCTTACATGAAGCTGAAGCCTTGACCCAAAGTGAGCAATTGAGCAGGAGAAGCCTGGTGACCTGGGGCAACTGTGCCTGGCTGCATTACCACAGGGGCAGCTTGTCAGAAGCCCAGATCTACCTGGACAAGGTGGAGAAGGTTTGCAAGGAATTTTCAAGTCCCTTTCGGTACAGGCTGGAGTGTGCTGAGATGGACTGTGAGGAAGGCTGGGCCTTGTTGAAGTGTGGCACACAAAATTATACACGAGCCATGGCCTGCTTTGAAAAGGCTCTGAAAGTGGAGCCAGAAAACCCTGAATACAATGCTGGCTATGCAGTCGTAGCCTATCGCCTGGATCACATTGATGGCACTTCTCTCCAACATTTAAGGAAGGCTGTCAGCGTCAAACCAGAAGATCCATACCTTAAAGTTCTTCTTGCCCTAAAGCTTCAGGATTTACACCAactagaagaagcagaaaaacacattaaagaaaCTCTACCCAGGATATCCTCACAGCCTTATGTCTTTGGATATGTAGCCAAATTTTACCGAAGGAAAGGATTGGTGAAAGAAGCTCTTGAGTACTTTGAAAGAGCCTTGCAGAAACAACCTTGCTCCACCTTCTTGCATTTCCAGATTGGCCTTTGCCATAAGAAACGACTGATTCAAATAAAGCAAGCTTCAAACATGCAACCAAGAGGGGAAGATAGAAAAAGAGCAGACGaatccatccatttggctatacgtcattttaaaaagactttagaaCTGAAACCCACATATGAATTGGCATATCTTAATCTGGCTGAAATGTATTTGGAGATTGGTCAGCTAAAAGAagcagaggacaattttcagaaAGTGTTAAGCATGAGTAACTTGCAAGATCATATTCAGCAAGAGATTCATTTCCGGTATGGCAACTTCCAACAATACTATAAGAAATCAGAAGAGGCAGCCATCACACATTACTTAAAAGGCCTGAAAATAGAGGTAACTTCTTACTACAGGGATAAACTTCTCAAGGCTTTGGAGAACCTGGCTGAAAGACGCAAGGAAGATCATGTCCTGGAAAGCTTGAGCCTCCTTGGGCTCATCTACAGACTGAGAGGGGACACAAGTGAAGCCATGTCATGTTATGAGAAGGCCCTGAGGCTCACAGGAGCAGTGACCCCTGAGTTTTGA